The Penicillium oxalicum strain HP7-1 chromosome VI, whole genome shotgun sequence genome window below encodes:
- a CDS encoding High-affinity glucose transporter, whose amino-acid sequence MGYVIGNIYVITTVAVIGGALFGFDIASMSAILGTQQYKCFFNQSGVGSDGSCGGPTSTTQGGISAAMPGGSFVGALVSGILTDWLGRRLSIQTGSVIWCIGSAIVCSSFSIAQLVVGRFINGFSVGILSAQVPVYVAELAQPSRRGQVVGAQQWAITWGILIMFYISYGSSFLAGNAAWRLPWGLQMIPAVFLFGMVFLLPESPRWLAKHDRWEEAHEVLALVHAKGDKSAAFVQTELLEIREMVEFERANANTSYLDLFRGNMIYRTHIGMFTQIWSQLTGMNVMMLYITYVFGMAGLSGNANLVASSIQYVINVVMTIFALLFIDRWGRRTPLLVGSTLMMIFMFANGGIMASYGKPAPPGGLNNTPEQSWDLSDAPAAAKGVIACTYLFVASFAPTWGPVSWIYPPELFPLRLRGKAVAVSTASNWIFNFALSYFVPPAFENIKWKTYLVFGVFLFAMTVHVFFAFPETAGKTLEEVETMFTTPGLRPWKTKVQYRQVRQLEAGAVQPGKMADAHAEAGMAPSEKEPASTSHHD is encoded by the exons ATGGGCTACGTGATCGGCAATATCTATGTCATTACCACCGTGGCCGTCATTGGCGGCGCACTATTCGGGTTCGACATTGCCTCGATGTCAGCCAT TTTGGGAACGCAGCAGTACAAGTGCTTCTTCAACCAAAGTGGCGTCGGGAGCGATGGCTCATGTGGAGGCCCGACATCGACAACCCAAGGAGGAATCTCTGCTGCCATGCCTGGAGGTTCCTTCGTCGGGGCGCTAGTTTCTGGAATACTGACCGATTGGCTGGGTCGACGTCTGTCCATTCAAACGGGCTCAGTCATTTGGTGCATCGGTAGCGCAATTGTGTGTTCCTCTTTTAGCATTGCGCAGCTCGTCGTCGGTCGATTCATCAACGGCTTCTCCGTGGGTATTCTCAGCGCACAGGTTCCCGTGTATGTTGCCGAGCTTGCCCAGCCAAGTCGCCGTGGTCAGGTGGTGGGTGCACAACAGTGGGCCATCACTTGGGGTATTCTGATCATGTTCTACATCTCCTATGGTAGCAGCTTCCTTGCCGGAAATGCGGCCTGGCGTCTACCATGGGGGCTGCAGATGATTCCCGCCGTGTTCTTATTTGGCATGGTTTTCCTCCTGCCAGAAAGTCCCCGGTGGCTTGCCAAGCATGACCGATGGGAGGAGGCTCATGAGGTCTTGGCTCTCGTACATGCCAAGGGAGACAAATCGGCAGCCTTTGTCCAGACTGAATTGCTGGAGATTCGTGAAATGGTCGAGTTCGAGCGCGCCAACGCCAACACCTCATATCTGGACCTCTTCCGAGGAAATATGATCTACCGCACGCACATCGGAATGTTCACCCAGATCTGGTCACAGCTCACCGGCATGAATGTCATGATGCTGTACATCACATACGTATTCGGTATGGCAGGTCTATCAGGCAATGCCAATCTGGTCGCGTCGTCTATTCAGTACGTGATCAACGTGGTGATGACAATCTTTGCTCTTCTGTTCATCGATCGctggggaagaagaacacCCTTGCTGGTGGGCTCCactctgatgatgatcttcatGTTCGCCAACGGTGGAATCATGGCAAGTTATGGCAAGCCCGCTCCCCCGGGCGGCCTCAACAACACTCCCGAACAGTCCTGGGACTTGAGTGATGCCCCAGCGGCGGCAAAAGGCGTAATCGCCTGTACCTATCTGTTCGTTGCCAGTTTTGCTCCCACCTGGGGTCCCGTTAGTTGGATCTATCCGCCCGAGCTATTTCCTCTTCGCTTACGTGGTAAAGCCGTGGCCGTTTCCACTGCTTCAAACTGGATCTTCAACTTTGCCCTTTCGTACTTTGTGCCCCCTGCCTTTGAGAATATCAAATGGAAGACCTATCTCGTCTTTGGGGTCTTCCTGTTCGCTATGACTGTCCACGTCTTCTTTGCATTCCCCGAGACCGCAGGCAAGACCCTGGAAGAGGTGGAGACCATGTTCACAACCCCTGGTTTGAGGCCATGGAAGACCAAGGTGCAATACCGGCAGGTACGACAGCTGGAGGCTGGCGCAGTGCAGCCCGGAAAGATGGCTGATGCTCATGCTGAGGCTGGAATGGCACCGTCCGAGAAGGAACCTGCAAGTACCAGtcatcatgattga
- a CDS encoding Peroxiredoxin Asp f3 — MTTIKPGDSFPSDVVFQYIPWTEESDEITSCGIPINYNASKEWADKKVVLFSVPGAFTPTCSVNHVPGYIKNLPQLRQKGVDIVAVVAFNDPFVMSAWGKANQVRGNDILFLTDPEARFSKSIGWADEASGRTGRYAIIIDHGKISYAQIETERGAVTKSGADAVLASL, encoded by the exons ATGACTACTATTAAGCCCGGTGACTCGTTCCCCAGTGACGTGGTCTTCCA GTACATTCCCTGGACCGAGGAGAGCGATGAAATTACATCCTGCGGGATTCCGATCAACTACAATGCTTCAAAGGAATGGGCGGACAAGAAGGTGGTCCTGTTCTCGGTTCCTG GTGCCTTCACCCCAACTTGCTCCGTCAACCACGTGCCTGGATACATCAAAAACCTTCCCCAACTCCGCCAAAAGGGCGTTGATATTGTCGCTGTCGTTGCTTTCAACGATCCCTTTGTCATGAGTGCCTGGGGCAAAGCCAACCAGGTGCGCGGAAACGACATC TTGTTCCTCACCGATCCCGAGGCTCGGTTCTCCAAGAGCATTGGATGGGCAGATGAAGCTTCCGGCCGTACTGGCCGGTACGCCATTATCATCGATCACGGCAAGATCAGCTACGCGCAGATCGAGACTGAAAGGGGCGCTGTGACG AAATCGGGCGCCGATGCTGTCTTGGCCTCACTGTAG